The bacterium genome contains the following window.
GCCGAGATCTCCACGCACTGGCGAATGAACATCCGGGCGGTGCCCGAATCGTCGGCAATCATGATCCTCATGCTTCCGTCTCCTGGTTGTCACCGAAGAGGGCCTCGGCGGTGGCCTTGAAGTCCACCTGCACATCCAGCGCCAGGCCCTCGAGGCCGCCGGTGTCGATGTCGAGATGGTCCCGGTAGTCCGGGTCCAGCGTGTACTGCATGTCGTCGGCGCCGGTGCCGACGCCGAACATCATGGCGAGCATGTCGGCCGTGTGCACGGTGTAGGCCATGGTGCGGAACGCGTCGGGCGCCTCCTGGGGCGCGTGGTGGTAGCGGATGGCCGCGACCAGCGAGGCGGGCATGTTCCAGTGCCGGGCCAGGGCCTGGCCCACGTCGGCGTGGTCGGTGCCCACGGTCCGGTGCTCGAGGTCGAGCTGGTCGCCGTCGCCGATCTCCTCGCGCAGGCTGGCGAGACGGTCGAGGTCCTCGGCCAGGTAGTCGCTGATGACGGCCTTGCCGATGTCGTGCAGCAGTCCGGCCGTGAAGGCGACGCCGCGCTCGACGCGGCCGCCGGTGTGGCGGCTCAGCTCGCGGGCGGCGATGGCCGTCCAGAGGCTGTGGCGGCCGAGGTCGCCCCGGGAACCGTGGTAGCCGGCCAGGTCGGCGTTGAACACCTCGCCGGCCGAGGCGGCCAGCGCGATGCCGACGACCTTGGTCTCGCCGAGGAAGGCCAGCGCCTCGCGGATCGAGTCGACCTCGCGCCGCAGCCCCATGGCCGCGGCGTTGACCGTCTTGAGCACGGAGACGGTCAGGGCGGGATCGGTCTCGATGATGCGCACGATGTCGCTCACCTGGTAGTCGGCCTTGCCGATCGCGTCGAGCAGCTGGCTCGCGCCGGGCGAGAGCACCGGCACGCGCTTGACGCTGTCGAGGATCTCCTGGGTCTTGACGGTCGTTTCGGTCATCGGCCGGCTCCTAGATATGCGACGGGTCGCGTCCCGGCGAGGTCACCAGGACCTTGCCGTCGTTGGTGTTGACGGTCACGGTGCGGCTGATGGAGCCGCCGACGTCCTCGGCCACGGCTCCCATGCGCTGCGCCCACAGCCCCTTCTTGATGGCCAGGACGTTCCGCTTGCCGATGTTGAAGGTGTTGTTGCGGTCCATCACGTTGGCGCCGCCGGTGAGCTTGACGACGACCTTTTTCAGGTTCTGGGCCGCGCCGGCCTTCTGCATCAGGGTGATCAGGGCCGGGATCGCCGTGTCCGCGAAGTAGCCGGGCAGCTTCTGGGCCCGCTCCGGATGGACCTTCGATTCGGGCAGGGCCACGTGGACCATGCCGATCGTGCGCGTGGGGGGATCGAGCAGGATGATCGCCACGCAGCTGCCGAGGGCGTGCGTCTTGATGACGTCGCCCGGCTGGTTGACCATCCCGAATTCCCCGATGCCCAAGGTGACTGTGCTCAAACCAACTCCTTGCTCCTGCTGAGCAGGGTCAGGATCCTGCCGGCCATTTCGTTCAGGGGCACCTGCCGCTCGGCGGCGCCGATCTCCCAGGCGACCTTCGGCATGCCGTAGACGACGCAGGAGGCCTCGTCCTGGGCGAGGGTGCGGGCGCCGGCCTCGCGCATGGCCCGCAGACCCTCGGCGCCGTCCCGGCCCATGCCGGTCAGGATCACGCCCACGGCGCGGGGGCCGTAGACGGCGGCGGCCGAGACCATCAGGGGCTCGACGGACGGGCAGTGGCCGTTGACCTTCCCGGAATCGCCGAGCCTGATCACGGCCCTGTCGCCGCGCCGCACCACGGTCATCTGCACGCCGCCCGGGGCGATGAGCAGTTCGCCGGGCTGCGGTTCGTGGCCGTCGACGGCCTCGCTCGCCCGCAGGGCGCAGGTGTCGTTGAGGCGCTCGGCGAAGATGCGGGTGAAGCCGGCGGGCATGTGCTGGGTCACGAGCACCGGCGGACAGGCCGCCGGCAGGGCGCCGACGAGGGTGCGCACGGCCTCGGTGCCGCCGGTCGAGGCGCCGATCACCACCGCGTGGCTCTCGAGAACGGCCTGGGGCACGGTGGTGGCGCGGGCGCCCGGTGCGGTGCCGGGGGCCGCGGCGGTCTCGGGCGCCGGGCGCGGCACCCGCGCGCGGGCGGCGCCGACGATCTTGCGGTGCAGCTCGCGCAGCATCTGCTGCAGTCCCTGGGGGTCGCGGCTGCGCGGCTTGGCGACGAAATCGAGGGCGCCGGCCTCGAGGGCCTGCAGCGTGACCTTGCGTCCGCTCTCGGTGTGGGCGCTGACCATGATCACCGGCAGGGGGTGCTGCGGCATGAGCTGGCGCAGGAACTCCACGCCGTTCATGCGGGGCATCTCCACGTCGAGGGTGAGCACGTCGGGCCGCAGCTGGGGGATCTTGGCGACGGCGTCGTAGGGGTCCTCGGCCGAGCCCACGATGGTGATGCCGGGGGCGCCGGCCAGGCCCTGGGTGAGGATCTCCCGCACCAGGGCCGAGTCGTCGACGATCATGACGCGGATGTCCGCCATCTACGCCGTCTCCTGCTGCAGCAGCCGGGCCGTGTCGAGCAGGATCGTCACGTGGTCGCCCTGCTTGCCCAGACCGCTGATGAAATCGCTGCGCGCCGCGCGCTCGCCGGGCTGGTCGGGCGGCGGCGAGATCGATTCGGGCGGGAAGGTGCCCACCTCGTTCACCCGGTCGACGACCAGGCCCACGGTGGCGTCGCCGACGGTCACCACGACCACGCAGGTGCGCGGGTCGTACTCGCGCTCCTCCATGCCGAAGCGCAGCCGCACGTCGACCACGGGGATGACGTTCCCGCGCAGGTT
Protein-coding sequences here:
- a CDS encoding HDOD domain-containing protein, with amino-acid sequence MTETTVKTQEILDSVKRVPVLSPGASQLLDAIGKADYQVSDIVRIIETDPALTVSVLKTVNAAAMGLRREVDSIREALAFLGETKVVGIALAASAGEVFNADLAGYHGSRGDLGRHSLWTAIAARELSRHTGGRVERGVAFTAGLLHDIGKAVISDYLAEDLDRLASLREEIGDGDQLDLEHRTVGTDHADVGQALARHWNMPASLVAAIRYHHAPQEAPDAFRTMAYTVHTADMLAMMFGVGTGADDMQYTLDPDYRDHLDIDTGGLEGLALDVQVDFKATAEALFGDNQETEA
- a CDS encoding chemotaxis protein CheD, producing MSTVTLGIGEFGMVNQPGDVIKTHALGSCVAIILLDPPTRTIGMVHVALPESKVHPERAQKLPGYFADTAIPALITLMQKAGAAQNLKKVVVKLTGGANVMDRNNTFNIGKRNVLAIKKGLWAQRMGAVAEDVGGSISRTVTVNTNDGKVLVTSPGRDPSHI
- a CDS encoding chemotaxis response regulator protein-glutamate methylesterase, which produces MADIRVMIVDDSALVREILTQGLAGAPGITIVGSAEDPYDAVAKIPQLRPDVLTLDVEMPRMNGVEFLRQLMPQHPLPVIMVSAHTESGRKVTLQALEAGALDFVAKPRSRDPQGLQQMLRELHRKIVGAARARVPRPAPETAAAPGTAPGARATTVPQAVLESHAVVIGASTGGTEAVRTLVGALPAACPPVLVTQHMPAGFTRIFAERLNDTCALRASEAVDGHEPQPGELLIAPGGVQMTVVRRGDRAVIRLGDSGKVNGHCPSVEPLMVSAAAVYGPRAVGVILTGMGRDGAEGLRAMREAGARTLAQDEASCVVYGMPKVAWEIGAAERQVPLNEMAGRILTLLSRSKELV